A genomic stretch from Telmatocola sphagniphila includes:
- a CDS encoding tubulin-like doman-containing protein: MLRIEQNAEPIPGYRLIQRIGSGGFGEVWKAEAPGGLHKAIKIIYGNLIATSAFEDQNSLRHAEQELKALRRIQSIRHPYLLSLERYDIIENRLFIVMELADCNLWEHYRLYRGKQQPGIPRKELLNYLAEAAEVLDLMYVNHQLQHLDVKPQNLFLLHNHVKVADFGLVKELEGLQSAVTGGVTPVYAAPETLRGMVTPYCDQYSLAIVYQELLTGTRPFEGVNPQQLVLMHTHGIPNLSALPSNERAIIGRALSKIPENRFNSCKELIQALSNIRGEPVEFVPHALLSEEKVEESCKFGELARGTSETPFPASNLRNTDHFGDQVNSMIRSPIVIPEITGDGCIRPIIMIGLGGTGLKIMKEFRKQMISEYGLPNNLPNIRMLFLDTDPNLMEQIRDEGYYPYLRKEEIIHAKLHRSSYYLKPRRHGRTIIEGWFDPQLLYKLPRQPRTLGIRAFGRVAFIDHYRSIVDKIENFILKAIHPDALAKAAKHTQLGLRTNRPRIYIATGLGGGTGSGMFIDAAYAVKHKLKKMGLPDSEVVGLFQVPNVDREKLDGTALSNSYASLRELHHYTQKPENYSAIFDERDSVVKPTHSPYDRFYCFPYGNSISGNSNDSLDLKVTGTESIVDLLMNDAFSPFGRHLDRQRQRTTDTTNTDTCFTTLEKASHNWPRKLVHQHLSDWLAQTVIARWISNDSGILEDKVRSRISQRWSEFELSVDNLSAVLEAEIVKLLGKQISQFLEEETSVLQSKGWFSRDPDPMTVWEVVSRIRSAFGNPEDKQVSTSLSKTEKAIQYRTDLLVKDLTPKVVGISSSMTDEYDFRLAGAIVANEMMHQTLNQICGKLDETKNDQFARANQALRFLNVVSTSEQTKTRSSTLMDALNTYVRSWLQYMYCQSMIQIYRCAERSLLTQHQELCYSRKQLMDLLRQMRQNAVGTLPETRSLLLPFGAGSLQDAIDIFKDMLSPEDMREVDQKMQLKIEKQFNLAVDSAKKNKQLETSLQEIVEEQARQFILMKLNQVDFSDIYAQKFPDFGSLSESLQELFFQAEPEYRVTVCTGQEVCIVGMPESLQSALLDQGEIKLPTANFAYATSRDEVYVYREYSGIPIRYLPQAGPFAEDAYLNSLHMGTNPHCRFDVLQWEDIESSAEYVHE, from the coding sequence ATGCTTAGGATTGAGCAAAACGCGGAACCCATACCCGGTTATCGCTTGATCCAGCGCATTGGTAGCGGTGGTTTCGGCGAAGTCTGGAAAGCGGAAGCGCCTGGCGGTTTGCATAAAGCCATAAAGATCATTTATGGCAACCTCATCGCTACCTCGGCTTTCGAAGACCAAAACAGTCTGCGGCATGCCGAGCAGGAACTGAAAGCGCTTCGACGTATCCAGTCGATTCGCCACCCTTACCTGCTCTCGCTCGAACGCTACGACATTATCGAAAACCGGCTGTTCATCGTCATGGAACTGGCCGACTGCAACCTCTGGGAGCACTATCGACTGTACCGGGGTAAACAGCAACCCGGCATCCCGCGAAAAGAGTTGTTGAATTACCTCGCGGAGGCCGCCGAGGTTCTGGACCTGATGTATGTGAATCATCAGTTGCAGCATTTGGACGTAAAGCCGCAAAACCTCTTTCTTCTGCACAACCACGTTAAGGTGGCCGACTTCGGGTTAGTCAAAGAACTCGAGGGTTTGCAATCGGCCGTGACGGGTGGCGTCACTCCCGTCTATGCCGCGCCGGAAACACTTCGCGGCATGGTCACCCCGTATTGCGACCAGTACAGTCTCGCAATTGTTTACCAGGAATTACTGACGGGTACGCGCCCTTTCGAAGGCGTCAATCCTCAGCAGCTGGTGCTGATGCATACGCACGGCATCCCCAATTTGTCCGCGTTGCCGTCAAACGAGCGGGCCATCATTGGCCGAGCGCTCTCAAAAATACCCGAAAATCGGTTCAACAGTTGCAAGGAACTGATCCAGGCTCTGTCGAACATTCGCGGCGAACCGGTTGAATTTGTGCCGCACGCGTTGCTGTCCGAGGAAAAGGTAGAAGAATCCTGCAAATTCGGTGAACTCGCGCGGGGTACCTCCGAAACTCCTTTCCCGGCGTCGAATCTTCGCAATACCGATCATTTCGGCGATCAAGTCAATTCGATGATCCGGTCCCCCATCGTCATTCCTGAGATCACCGGCGATGGTTGCATTCGACCGATCATCATGATCGGCCTGGGAGGCACGGGCCTCAAGATCATGAAAGAGTTCCGCAAGCAGATGATTTCGGAATATGGCCTTCCGAATAATTTGCCCAATATTCGTATGCTCTTTCTGGACACCGATCCGAATCTGATGGAGCAAATCCGAGACGAAGGCTATTACCCATATCTCCGCAAAGAGGAGATTATCCACGCCAAACTGCACCGTTCCAGCTACTATCTCAAACCGAGACGCCACGGCCGCACGATTATTGAAGGCTGGTTCGATCCGCAATTACTTTACAAATTGCCGCGTCAGCCTCGAACGCTGGGGATCCGGGCCTTTGGTCGCGTAGCCTTCATCGATCATTACCGCTCAATCGTCGATAAAATTGAGAATTTCATCCTGAAGGCGATCCATCCGGATGCGCTCGCCAAGGCTGCCAAGCACACTCAGTTAGGCCTGCGCACGAATCGGCCGCGAATCTACATCGCCACCGGTCTGGGCGGTGGCACCGGTAGTGGCATGTTCATCGATGCTGCCTATGCCGTGAAGCACAAGCTGAAAAAAATGGGTCTGCCGGATTCCGAAGTCGTGGGCTTATTCCAGGTTCCGAACGTCGATCGGGAAAAACTGGATGGCACCGCGCTGTCCAACAGCTATGCCAGCCTTCGGGAACTGCATCACTACACGCAAAAACCGGAAAACTATTCGGCGATCTTCGACGAACGCGATTCCGTCGTCAAGCCGACTCACAGCCCCTACGATCGCTTTTACTGTTTCCCCTATGGAAACTCCATCTCTGGCAATTCGAACGATTCTCTCGATCTGAAAGTGACCGGTACGGAATCGATTGTCGATCTTTTGATGAACGATGCGTTCTCGCCCTTCGGCCGTCATCTCGATCGCCAACGGCAGCGAACAACCGACACGACGAACACCGACACCTGCTTCACGACGCTCGAAAAAGCTTCCCACAACTGGCCTCGCAAACTGGTCCATCAGCATTTGTCCGATTGGCTGGCTCAGACGGTCATCGCCCGCTGGATCTCCAACGATTCGGGAATATTGGAAGATAAAGTACGCTCGAGAATCTCGCAGCGCTGGTCGGAATTCGAGCTTTCCGTGGATAACCTGTCCGCGGTTCTGGAAGCGGAAATTGTCAAGCTTCTCGGCAAACAGATCAGCCAGTTTTTGGAAGAGGAAACCAGCGTACTGCAAAGCAAGGGCTGGTTCTCCCGCGATCCCGACCCCATGACGGTTTGGGAAGTCGTTTCTCGAATCCGCTCGGCCTTCGGAAACCCGGAAGACAAGCAAGTTTCCACAAGCCTTTCCAAGACCGAAAAAGCGATTCAATATCGCACCGATCTATTGGTGAAAGATCTCACCCCTAAAGTCGTGGGAATCTCCTCCAGCATGACGGACGAATATGATTTCCGCCTCGCGGGAGCGATCGTCGCCAATGAGATGATGCACCAGACTCTGAACCAGATTTGTGGCAAGCTGGACGAAACGAAGAACGATCAATTTGCCCGGGCTAACCAGGCGCTGCGCTTCCTGAATGTCGTCAGCACTTCCGAGCAGACGAAAACCCGTTCGTCGACGCTGATGGATGCATTGAATACGTACGTTCGCAGTTGGTTGCAGTACATGTACTGTCAAAGCATGATTCAAATTTACCGATGCGCGGAACGCAGCCTGCTGACCCAGCATCAGGAACTTTGCTACAGCCGCAAGCAATTGATGGATCTGCTGCGTCAGATGCGTCAGAATGCCGTCGGGACGTTGCCGGAAACGCGATCGCTGCTGCTGCCCTTTGGTGCGGGTTCCCTTCAGGATGCCATAGATATCTTCAAGGATATGTTGAGTCCGGAGGACATGAGGGAAGTCGATCAGAAGATGCAGTTGAAGATCGAAAAGCAGTTCAATCTCGCCGTCGATTCGGCCAAGAAGAATAAGCAGCTGGAGACTTCTTTACAGGAAATCGTCGAGGAACAAGCACGTCAGTTCATTTTGATGAAGCTGAACCAGGTCGACTTCTCGGATATTTACGCTCAGAAGTTTCCGGATTTCGGATCGTTATCGGAATCGCTTCAGGAACTTTTCTTCCAGGCCGAACCGGAATATCGGGTGACCGTATGCACCGGCCAGGAAGTCTGCATCGTCGGGATGCCGGAGTCACTTCAGAGTGCCCTGCTGGATCAAGGGGAAATCAAACTTCCGACGGCGAATTTCGCTTACGCGACTTCGCGAGACGAGGTATACGTCTACCGGGAATATTCGGGCATACCTATCCGCTATCTGCCGCAGGCGGGACCATTTGCGGAGGATGCCTATTTGAACTCCCTGCACATGGGCACCAATCCGCATTGCCGGTTTGACGTTCTGCAGTGGGAGGATATCGAATCCTCCGCAGAGTACGTTCACGAATGA